A part of Citrifermentans bremense genomic DNA contains:
- the mraZ gene encoding division/cell wall cluster transcriptional repressor MraZ: MFRGKFDTTIDAKGRTSIPAKFREVLLDTFGDERFFLTKSSPVRLDGEQVCYGLVIYPYHEFLALEEKLKDGTALGLTVNQLAAVRRTILVPAVECVADKLGRVLVPNDLRKTAQLEREIHFVGMQNKVDIYSQAVWARVCEQDEQNFPVDSAALAGLGL; this comes from the coding sequence ATGTTCAGAGGGAAATTCGATACGACGATCGACGCCAAAGGGCGCACCAGCATCCCTGCGAAATTCCGCGAGGTTTTGCTGGACACCTTTGGAGACGAGCGTTTTTTCCTCACCAAGTCGAGCCCGGTGCGGCTGGACGGGGAACAGGTCTGCTACGGCCTGGTGATCTACCCTTATCACGAGTTCCTGGCGCTCGAGGAGAAGCTCAAAGACGGCACGGCTTTGGGGCTCACGGTGAACCAGTTGGCCGCGGTACGGCGCACCATCCTTGTCCCCGCCGTCGAGTGCGTTGCGGACAAGCTGGGGCGCGTGCTGGTTCCCAACGACCTCAGAAAGACGGCGCAGCTCGAGCGCGAGATCCACTTCGTTGGGATGCAGAACAAGGTCGACATCTACAGCCAGGCGGTCTGGGCCCGGGTCTGCGAGCAGGACGAGCAGAATTTCCCCGTGGATTCCGCAGCCCTCGCCGGGCTCGGTCTCTAG
- a CDS encoding THUMP domain-containing class I SAM-dependent RNA methyltransferase has protein sequence MSEERFFATTAKGVEEVLAAELTRLGASEVAVDSGGVRFGGGMEAAYRANLWLRSASRVLMPLGEFPCETPEQLYRGVSGLPWVKYLTPAMTLAVDCSLRDSALTHSGFVALKAKDAIVDVLRDHFGSRPNVDTKDPDLRVNLRLFRNRCTVSLDCSGTPLDRRGYRLDRHEAPLKENLAAALVELSGWDGTTPLIDPMCGTGTIVIEAAMKALRIPPGLSRQGFGFQRWRGFDKALWERVVAEARNGILTDLPAPVQGTDISHSAVGMAAQNAKRAGVLEQITLGRQQLSELAPPPGPGVVILNPPYGKRLGEEEALRPLYKEIGDVLKQRCKGYTAFLFTGNLELAKSVGLKAARRIVLYNGPIECRLLKYEMY, from the coding sequence ATGAGTGAGGAGCGTTTTTTCGCCACCACCGCAAAGGGGGTGGAAGAGGTGCTCGCCGCCGAGTTGACGCGGCTGGGCGCTAGCGAGGTCGCCGTGGACAGCGGCGGGGTCCGTTTCGGCGGGGGTATGGAAGCGGCGTATCGGGCCAACCTCTGGCTCAGGAGCGCGAGCCGGGTGCTGATGCCGCTGGGAGAGTTCCCCTGCGAGACCCCGGAGCAGCTCTACCGGGGTGTGAGTGGGCTCCCCTGGGTCAAGTATCTGACGCCGGCGATGACGCTTGCGGTCGATTGCAGCCTGAGGGATTCGGCCCTCACCCACTCAGGCTTCGTCGCCTTGAAGGCGAAGGATGCCATAGTGGACGTGCTGCGGGACCATTTCGGCAGCCGGCCCAACGTCGACACCAAGGACCCCGACCTGCGGGTGAACCTGAGGCTGTTCCGCAACCGCTGTACCGTGAGCCTCGACTGCTCTGGGACGCCGCTGGACCGGCGCGGTTACCGCCTGGACCGGCACGAGGCGCCGCTCAAGGAGAACCTGGCGGCAGCGCTCGTCGAGCTGTCCGGCTGGGACGGCACCACCCCGCTTATCGACCCCATGTGCGGCACCGGCACCATCGTCATCGAGGCGGCCATGAAGGCACTGCGCATCCCCCCGGGGCTGTCGCGCCAGGGGTTCGGTTTCCAGCGCTGGAGAGGGTTCGACAAAGCACTCTGGGAGCGCGTCGTCGCCGAGGCGCGCAACGGCATCCTCACCGACCTTCCCGCACCGGTGCAGGGGACGGACATCTCGCACTCGGCCGTCGGGATGGCCGCCCAGAACGCCAAGCGCGCCGGCGTCCTGGAGCAGATCACCCTGGGGCGGCAGCAGCTCTCGGAGCTCGCCCCTCCGCCCGGCCCGGGGGTGGTCATCCTCAACCCCCCTTATGGCAAGAGGCTCGGGGAGGAGGAGGCTCTCAGGCCGCTCTACAAGGAGATCGGGGACGTGTTGAAGCAGCGCTGCAAGGGGTATACGGCCTTTCTCTTCACCGGCAATCTGGAGCTCGCCAAGTCCGTGGGGCTGAAGGCCGCCAGGCGCATCGTGCTCTACAACGGGCCGATCGAGTGCAGGCTGCTCAAGTACGAGATGTATTAG
- a CDS encoding GGDEF domain-containing response regulator → MGRLLRVLMVEDAPDDAQLIVIRLEQGGFDVQFRRVDSAQAMCEALDGPQWDVIICDYVMPGFSGLQALKILKEKGTDIPFLMISGKVGEEAAAEAIRCGADAFLLKGNLGGLIPAVQRSIADVALREQNRRHEQELKDKLTFIQVLIDTLPTPIFYNDPNGLYLGCNKAFEEQIGMKRGENINKSIYDILPPDLAALYTRGEEVAGNGGGPRSFEGTITCADGESRDVIFYSASFSNSGSTSGGVVGALLDISERKRAENKLRYLSTHDMLTGIYNRAYFDEELERLKKGRKFPVSIVMADVDGLKEANDRFGHAAGDELLKHAAEVLKNAFRREDVAARIGGDEFAALLPNTDEVALVEAMERLQQQLQLSNKEHHGFPLPLSLSIGAATALNGEDLTAAWRVADQRMYREKKGRSACTPQFRQRHISA, encoded by the coding sequence ATGGGAAGACTGCTCAGAGTACTGATGGTGGAAGACGCCCCCGACGATGCGCAGCTCATCGTGATCCGACTGGAACAGGGAGGGTTCGACGTACAGTTCCGGCGCGTCGACAGCGCCCAGGCCATGTGCGAGGCACTGGATGGACCCCAGTGGGACGTCATCATCTGCGACTACGTGATGCCCGGCTTCAGCGGGCTGCAGGCCCTGAAAATCCTCAAGGAGAAGGGCACGGACATCCCCTTCCTGATGATCTCGGGCAAGGTCGGGGAAGAGGCCGCGGCCGAGGCTATCCGCTGCGGTGCGGACGCTTTCCTGCTCAAAGGGAACCTGGGCGGCCTGATCCCGGCGGTGCAAAGATCTATCGCAGATGTGGCGCTGCGCGAACAGAACCGTCGCCACGAGCAGGAATTGAAGGATAAGCTCACCTTCATCCAGGTTCTCATCGACACGCTCCCGACCCCCATCTTCTACAACGACCCCAACGGCCTCTACCTCGGCTGCAACAAGGCGTTCGAGGAGCAGATCGGGATGAAGCGGGGCGAGAACATCAACAAGAGCATCTACGACATACTCCCCCCGGACCTGGCGGCCCTGTACACCCGCGGGGAAGAGGTCGCTGGAAACGGCGGCGGCCCGCGCAGCTTCGAGGGAACCATCACCTGCGCCGACGGTGAAAGCCGCGACGTCATCTTCTACAGCGCCTCCTTCAGCAACTCCGGCTCCACAAGCGGCGGCGTCGTCGGCGCGCTGCTCGACATCTCTGAGAGAAAGCGCGCGGAGAACAAGCTCCGCTACCTGAGCACCCACGACATGCTTACCGGCATCTACAACCGCGCCTACTTCGACGAGGAACTGGAGCGCCTGAAGAAGGGGCGCAAGTTTCCGGTCAGCATCGTCATGGCGGACGTGGATGGCCTCAAGGAGGCCAACGACCGGTTCGGTCACGCGGCGGGGGACGAACTGCTTAAACATGCCGCTGAGGTGTTGAAGAACGCTTTCAGGAGGGAGGACGTAGCGGCGCGCATCGGCGGCGACGAGTTTGCGGCGCTGCTCCCCAATACGGACGAGGTAGCCCTGGTCGAGGCGATGGAGCGGCTACAGCAGCAACTGCAGCTAAGCAACAAGGAGCACCACGGCTTCCCGCTACCTTTAAGCCTTTCGATAGGCGCGGCGACGGCATTGAACGGCGAGGACCTGACCGCCGCCTGGCGCGTCGCCGACCAGAGGATGTACCGCGAGAAGAAAGGGCGCAGTGCCTGCACGCCGCAGTTCAGACAGCGCCACATCAGCGCCTGA
- a CDS encoding penicillin-binding protein, giving the protein MIEKREKWARVRMRFVALLFAIVFVATTGRAFYLQVLNNDRLVKLAEKQHQRIVALTPARGTIYDRTNAPFAVSIEMDSCYAETRNMDNIPQEAAQLAPLLGYSVQELEAKLKGAKNFVWLARRIPPEQAQKVKALGLEGVGFVKESKRFYPNSQVAAHVVGFTGVDPGGLEGVEKKYDATILGNTGFLVTERDALGRDIALKEGSEGKSGSKGNNVVLTLDKNVQYIAEKELTNAVVKNGAKAGIAIVMEPDTGRVLALANYPSFNPNSFADYGQAALRNRAIADSFEPGSTFKIFLVASALEAGVIRSGDMFNCENGSYRMYGRTIHDTHKYGALSVPQILKYSSNIGAAKIGSRLGPERLYAALTGFGFGEKSSIDLPGEASGMLRPQSKWYGIDLATISFGQGVTATALQITNAVSVVANGGNLMKPYLVDRIVDDNGVVLQQFAPQVKRRIISPETAKSVARMLEGVVVEGGTGTGAAVEGYRVAGKTGTAQKVEGRGYSASKRTASFVGFVPLEKPRLAIMVVVDEPTTSSYGGVVAAPAFSAIAQQTLCYLNVPPDKSLLARKKGAAPEKVAPKPEPAAEGGSVEGGSVEGGSVQGLEAGAMPNFRGMSMRQVLKVMEKRGLNVKLQGSGRAVEQNPAPGSRITTQDQVWVRFVPSA; this is encoded by the coding sequence GTGATCGAGAAACGGGAGAAATGGGCCAGAGTCCGGATGCGTTTTGTGGCCCTCTTGTTCGCGATCGTCTTCGTGGCCACCACCGGCCGCGCCTTTTACCTGCAGGTGCTCAACAACGACCGGCTGGTGAAACTCGCGGAGAAACAGCATCAAAGGATCGTGGCGCTGACCCCGGCCCGCGGCACCATCTACGACAGGACCAACGCACCGTTCGCCGTCTCCATCGAGATGGATTCCTGCTACGCCGAGACGCGCAACATGGACAACATCCCGCAGGAGGCGGCGCAGCTTGCGCCTCTTTTGGGTTACAGCGTGCAGGAACTGGAGGCGAAGCTCAAAGGGGCCAAAAACTTCGTCTGGCTCGCGCGCCGCATCCCGCCTGAGCAGGCCCAGAAGGTGAAAGCGCTGGGGCTCGAGGGGGTCGGCTTCGTAAAAGAAAGCAAACGCTTCTACCCCAATTCTCAGGTGGCAGCTCACGTGGTAGGCTTCACCGGTGTCGATCCGGGCGGCCTGGAGGGGGTGGAGAAGAAGTACGACGCCACCATCCTCGGCAACACGGGCTTCCTGGTGACCGAGCGCGACGCGCTCGGGCGCGACATCGCCCTGAAAGAGGGGAGCGAGGGGAAAAGCGGTTCTAAGGGAAACAACGTCGTTCTCACCCTGGACAAGAACGTTCAGTACATTGCGGAGAAGGAGCTGACCAACGCGGTGGTGAAAAACGGCGCCAAGGCCGGCATCGCCATCGTGATGGAGCCCGACACCGGGCGGGTCCTGGCCCTGGCCAACTACCCCTCCTTCAACCCGAACAGCTTTGCCGACTACGGGCAGGCGGCGCTTAGAAACCGCGCCATCGCCGACAGCTTCGAGCCCGGCTCCACCTTCAAGATCTTCCTGGTAGCCTCGGCGCTTGAGGCGGGGGTGATCAGATCCGGCGACATGTTCAACTGCGAAAACGGCAGTTACCGCATGTACGGCAGGACCATTCACGACACGCACAAGTACGGGGCGCTCAGCGTACCGCAGATACTCAAGTACTCCAGCAACATCGGTGCCGCCAAGATCGGCAGCAGGCTGGGACCAGAAAGGCTCTACGCCGCTCTCACCGGATTTGGCTTCGGCGAGAAAAGCAGCATAGATCTCCCGGGAGAGGCGTCCGGGATGTTGCGGCCGCAGTCCAAGTGGTACGGCATCGACCTCGCCACCATCTCTTTCGGCCAGGGTGTGACCGCCACGGCACTGCAGATCACCAACGCGGTGTCGGTTGTAGCCAACGGCGGCAACCTGATGAAGCCGTACCTGGTGGACCGGATCGTGGACGACAACGGCGTGGTGCTGCAGCAGTTCGCTCCCCAGGTGAAAAGGCGCATCATCTCGCCGGAGACGGCGAAGTCCGTGGCCCGCATGCTGGAGGGGGTCGTTGTGGAAGGGGGGACCGGCACCGGCGCCGCGGTCGAAGGGTACCGGGTCGCGGGGAAGACCGGCACCGCCCAGAAAGTCGAGGGTCGCGGATACTCGGCCAGCAAGCGCACCGCCTCCTTCGTCGGTTTCGTCCCGTTGGAAAAGCCCAGGCTCGCCATCATGGTAGTTGTCGACGAGCCGACCACCAGTTCCTACGGCGGCGTGGTCGCAGCCCCGGCCTTCAGTGCCATAGCGCAGCAGACTCTCTGTTACCTGAACGTCCCGCCGGACAAGAGCCTACTTGCCAGGAAGAAGGGGGCGGCACCCGAGAAAGTCGCGCCCAAGCCGGAGCCGGCCGCCGAGGGGGGGAGCGTCGAAGGTGGGAGCGTCGAAGGTGGGAGCGTGCAAGGTCTGGAAGCCGGCGCCATGCCGAACTTCCGGGGGATGAGCATGCGGCAAGTGCTCAAGGTGATGGAAAAGCGCGGTCTCAACGTCAAGCTGCAGGGAAGCGGCAGGGCCGTCGAACAGAACC
- the ftsL gene encoding cell division protein FtsL, whose product MSQSKVAYGKVAAPARPGAVARESWVSFPYLTGVMVLLTLVSIFHVWSRVEVIDMNLKIGEASKQLKEQQQENKRLRVEVASLKAPARIEALAKGELGMALPSDQQVVLVK is encoded by the coding sequence ATGTCGCAAAGCAAAGTCGCCTACGGCAAGGTCGCCGCACCGGCAAGACCGGGCGCGGTCGCGAGGGAGAGCTGGGTCAGCTTTCCCTATCTCACGGGAGTGATGGTGCTCCTGACGCTGGTCTCGATCTTTCACGTCTGGTCCCGGGTCGAGGTGATCGACATGAACCTGAAGATCGGGGAGGCATCGAAGCAGCTGAAGGAACAGCAGCAGGAAAACAAGCGCCTCCGGGTCGAAGTCGCCTCGCTTAAGGCGCCGGCCAGGATCGAGGCGCTGGCCAAGGGCGAGCTCGGCATGGCGCTTCCCTCCGATCAGCAGGTGGTCCTGGTCAAGTGA
- the rsmH gene encoding 16S rRNA (cytosine(1402)-N(4))-methyltransferase RsmH produces the protein MEDFHHISVLPDEVLQALSPRSGGVYVDGTLGGAGHAGLILTASSPDGLLIGFDRDEEAIAVARKRLSVFGDRVRIFHRNFAGIAAALAEIGVEGIDGFVLDLGVSSHQLDREERGFSFMHDAPLDMRMDRSSGQSAADLVNTLPESELYRIISEYGEERWAKRVASFIVKARDERPIETTLELVDVIKGSIPKAKWEERLHPATRTFQALRIAVNEELKSLEEGLKGLLSLLKPGGRGAVISFHSLEDRIVKESFRTAATGCTCPKELPVCICGRVPRFKLVTRKPITAGEAEVAANPRSRSAKLRVVEKI, from the coding sequence ATGGAAGACTTTCATCACATATCGGTTTTGCCGGACGAGGTCCTGCAGGCGCTCTCGCCGAGGTCGGGCGGGGTGTACGTGGACGGCACCCTGGGAGGGGCGGGGCACGCGGGGCTCATCCTCACGGCTAGCTCCCCGGACGGCCTCTTGATCGGCTTCGACCGGGACGAGGAAGCCATCGCGGTGGCGAGAAAGCGGCTCTCCGTTTTCGGTGACCGGGTCCGGATCTTCCACCGGAACTTCGCCGGGATCGCCGCTGCGCTGGCGGAAATAGGGGTGGAAGGGATCGACGGGTTCGTGCTGGACCTGGGTGTGTCGAGCCACCAGCTGGACCGCGAGGAGCGGGGCTTCAGCTTCATGCACGACGCGCCGCTCGACATGCGCATGGACCGCAGTTCCGGCCAGAGCGCGGCCGACCTGGTGAACACCCTCCCCGAATCGGAGCTTTACCGGATCATCTCCGAGTACGGCGAGGAGCGCTGGGCCAAACGGGTGGCTTCCTTCATCGTCAAGGCCAGGGACGAGCGTCCCATCGAGACCACGCTGGAGCTGGTGGACGTGATCAAGGGGTCGATCCCCAAGGCGAAGTGGGAGGAGCGGCTCCACCCCGCCACCCGGACCTTCCAGGCGCTGAGGATCGCGGTAAACGAGGAATTGAAGAGCCTGGAAGAAGGGCTTAAGGGCCTGCTCTCACTGCTGAAGCCGGGGGGACGCGGCGCGGTGATCTCCTTCCACTCGCTGGAAGACCGCATCGTGAAGGAGAGCTTTCGAACCGCGGCGACCGGCTGCACCTGCCCGAAGGAGCTTCCCGTCTGCATCTGCGGGCGCGTTCCGAGGTTCAAGCTGGTGACCAGGAAGCCGATTACGGCCGGCGAGGCCGAAGTGGCAGCGAATCCGCGCTCCAGGAGCGCGAAGCTGCGGGTAGTGGAAAAGATTTAG
- a CDS encoding zinc ribbon domain-containing protein: protein MRNSLKSLYELQEIDLRIDGLDSEKAQLLSEAQALEAKLADAREKIAARREEARTLEEEKGALEANLKSEGENITRSEAHLKEIKTQKEYQAVSKEISTAKKLIAELEDQILQKINAIEEINVDVAKKEADLAELEGNVATQKGEVEAKVQSLDSGIAVDVATREQTVKGLPASVMKRYSRLRDQRRGVAVVEAKEGNCMGCNMHLPPQLYNTLFRADDVITCPHCQRILVMKQEVEG from the coding sequence TTGCGTAACAGTCTGAAGTCGTTATACGAATTGCAGGAAATCGACCTGAGGATCGACGGTCTGGACAGCGAGAAAGCACAGCTTCTGAGCGAGGCTCAGGCACTCGAGGCGAAGCTTGCCGACGCGCGCGAGAAGATCGCGGCGAGGCGCGAGGAGGCGCGTACCCTGGAAGAGGAGAAGGGCGCGCTGGAGGCGAACCTGAAGTCGGAAGGTGAGAACATCACCAGGTCCGAGGCGCACCTCAAGGAGATCAAGACCCAGAAGGAGTACCAGGCGGTCTCCAAGGAAATCTCCACCGCGAAGAAGCTGATCGCCGAGCTGGAGGACCAGATCCTGCAGAAGATAAATGCGATCGAAGAAATCAACGTCGACGTGGCCAAGAAGGAGGCCGACCTGGCCGAACTCGAGGGGAACGTGGCCACCCAGAAAGGGGAAGTGGAAGCCAAGGTGCAGAGCCTCGACTCCGGCATCGCCGTCGATGTCGCCACCCGCGAGCAGACCGTGAAGGGGCTCCCCGCCTCGGTGATGAAGCGCTACAGCAGGCTGCGGGACCAGCGCCGCGGCGTGGCCGTGGTCGAGGCCAAGGAAGGTAACTGCATGGGGTGCAACATGCACCTGCCGCCGCAGCTCTACAACACCCTGTTCCGCGCCGACGATGTGATCACCTGCCCGCACTGCCAGCGCATCCTGGTCATGAAGCAGGAAGTGGAAGGATAG
- a CDS encoding Nif3-like dinuclear metal center hexameric protein — protein MITPRVSDISGITGKIAPSHLAESWDNVGLQLGDPSSQVSRIMVALDPGRPAVEAAIEAGCQLLITHHPFIFTPLKKISTADETGRLAILALKNDLSIISLHTNFDIAQGGVNDLLAGLIGVQEAQPLRITGGEEYVKLVFFAPHGCEEQLLGALSPFMPNIGNYRDCSYQGEGTGRFTALSGARPFVGEVGKSHAEPESRLELLLVKERVAQAVAALKSAHPYEEPAYDLYPVLNRGESYGLGRIGRLAEPMRAGDYALRVKGSLAATGVRLVGDPARQVKKVALCGGSGVSLMHEAQRKGADILVTADVKYHEAREAEALGLALLDAGHFSTEFPMVHGLAGQLKAALQAKRFETEVLEYQGEREPFSFW, from the coding sequence ATGATTACTCCTAGAGTTTCAGATATATCCGGAATCACTGGCAAAATTGCCCCATCCCACCTCGCCGAGTCCTGGGACAACGTGGGGCTGCAGCTAGGGGACCCCTCAAGCCAGGTCTCGAGGATCATGGTGGCGCTCGATCCGGGACGCCCAGCAGTCGAGGCCGCGATCGAGGCCGGCTGCCAGCTCCTGATAACGCACCACCCCTTCATCTTCACCCCGCTCAAGAAGATCTCCACCGCGGACGAAACCGGCCGCCTCGCCATACTCGCCCTTAAGAACGACCTCTCCATCATCTCGCTGCACACCAACTTCGACATCGCCCAGGGTGGCGTGAACGACCTTCTGGCCGGGCTCATCGGTGTCCAGGAGGCGCAGCCGCTCAGGATCACCGGCGGCGAGGAGTACGTGAAGCTGGTCTTTTTCGCGCCGCACGGCTGCGAGGAGCAGCTTTTAGGAGCGCTTTCGCCGTTCATGCCCAATATCGGCAACTACCGCGACTGCTCCTACCAGGGGGAGGGGACCGGGAGGTTCACGGCACTTTCCGGGGCGCGACCCTTCGTGGGGGAGGTTGGGAAAAGCCATGCCGAGCCCGAGAGCCGGCTCGAGCTCCTGCTGGTCAAGGAGCGCGTAGCCCAGGCCGTCGCGGCGCTCAAGAGTGCGCATCCCTACGAGGAACCCGCCTACGATCTCTACCCGGTGCTGAACCGGGGCGAGAGCTACGGCCTGGGACGGATCGGGAGGCTGGCGGAGCCGATGCGCGCCGGCGACTATGCGCTCAGGGTTAAGGGATCCCTGGCTGCGACCGGGGTGCGCCTGGTGGGCGACCCGGCGCGGCAGGTGAAGAAGGTCGCCCTTTGCGGCGGCTCCGGCGTATCGCTCATGCACGAAGCGCAGCGCAAGGGGGCCGACATCCTGGTCACCGCAGATGTGAAGTATCACGAGGCACGCGAGGCGGAAGCGCTGGGGCTCGCGCTGCTAGACGCCGGTCATTTTTCCACAGAGTTTCCCATGGTTCACGGCCTGGCCGGGCAGCTCAAAGCCGCCTTGCAGGCAAAGCGGTTCGAAACAGAAGTTTTGGAGTACCAAGGAGAGCGCGAACCTTTCAGTTTCTGGTAG